The following are encoded together in the Candidatus Methylomirabilis oxygeniifera genome:
- a CDS encoding Major facilitator superfamily MFS_1 — MNRRQVIAWTLYDFANSSFAAVIAATIYATYYAQVVVGNVHGEGDLWWGRLISMSMAIVALISPILGGIADRAGIRKRVFGAATYLSVGATALMATVEQGMVLRGFALGVLGMVGFEGALVFYNAYLPDIASRQWQGRVSAYGFAVGYAGSIVALLVALPFVRVGALGWCFLSTAALFGLFALPAFLILPEDRRGRVGIIEVVRESILGTARTVRDVLTFRELRRFLGAYLLYEDGVNTVIFFSSIFAARTLGFGMAQLIGLYLLVQATALVGAFLWGKPTDRFGPKVVVLCMLVLWIGVVIAAYFVEAQRQFYLVAAVAGSGLGAIQAASRTFMASLIPKGREGEFFGCYALCGKTASILGPLVFGAVSYAMAGNQRAAILAVGLFFLIGLILLLRVRAGGPTSQAGGIVADVSCAGI; from the coding sequence ATGAATCGCCGTCAGGTAATCGCTTGGACCCTGTATGATTTTGCGAACTCATCCTTTGCTGCGGTCATCGCGGCAACCATCTATGCGACCTATTATGCCCAGGTGGTTGTCGGCAACGTCCATGGGGAGGGCGATCTGTGGTGGGGACGACTGATCTCTATGTCGATGGCCATTGTGGCGCTGATCTCCCCCATCCTGGGAGGTATTGCCGACCGGGCCGGAATCCGCAAGCGCGTCTTCGGTGCCGCCACCTACCTGAGCGTCGGTGCCACCGCATTGATGGCGACCGTAGAGCAGGGGATGGTTCTCCGGGGATTTGCGCTTGGCGTCCTCGGTATGGTGGGCTTTGAAGGGGCGCTGGTCTTCTATAACGCCTATCTCCCGGACATCGCCTCGCGGCAGTGGCAGGGGCGCGTCTCAGCCTACGGCTTTGCGGTCGGCTACGCCGGCTCAATCGTCGCGCTTCTCGTAGCCCTCCCATTTGTCAGGGTAGGCGCCCTCGGCTGGTGCTTTCTCTCAACGGCAGCGCTCTTCGGACTTTTTGCCCTCCCAGCCTTCCTGATCCTTCCGGAGGATCGGCGCGGCCGGGTCGGGATTATTGAAGTGGTTCGCGAGAGTATTCTTGGCACCGCACGGACGGTCAGGGACGTTCTCACGTTTCGCGAATTGCGGCGTTTTCTCGGCGCCTATCTGTTGTACGAGGATGGTGTCAATACGGTCATCTTCTTCTCCTCGATCTTTGCGGCCAGGACGCTTGGCTTTGGGATGGCGCAGTTGATCGGCCTGTATCTCCTTGTTCAGGCGACAGCATTGGTCGGAGCCTTCCTGTGGGGAAAGCCCACCGATCGCTTTGGGCCGAAGGTCGTTGTGCTCTGCATGTTGGTTCTCTGGATCGGTGTGGTGATCGCCGCCTATTTTGTCGAGGCGCAACGGCAGTTTTACCTCGTTGCCGCCGTCGCTGGGTCCGGTCTCGGCGCCATCCAGGCCGCGAGTCGAACCTTCATGGCCAGCCTCATCCCGAAGGGGCGAGAGGGGGAGTTCTTCGGTTGCTATGCCCTCTGCGGAAAGACCGCGTCCATACTCGGGCCTCTCGTCTTTGGCGCAGTATCGTACGCCATGGCAGGCAATCAGCGCGCGGCGATTCTTGCTGTCGGATTGTTTTTTCTCATCGGTCTCATCCTGCTGCTGCGTGTCCGAGCCGGAGGACCGACCAGTCAGGCTGGAGGAATAGTCGCGGACGTCTCTTGTGCCGGTATCTGA